The genomic window CGGGATCACCGGAATGACGTCGCGGTTCAACAGCTCCACCAGCGCGTTGAACAGCCCAAGGGAGGCGCCCGAGCCGCCCCGCGAAAGGGTGGCCAGCCGGACTAAGATGGCGGCACGCGCCATCCGCTTGGGCAACGGCGGCCCGATCGCGGCCGCGTGCGAAGCGATCACGAAACGCTGGAACTCCTCTTCGCGGTCGTCCGGAATTTGACTGTCCCGGAGCGGCCCAAGCCCCCGGTTGAGGCCGTAGACCGGCACGCCTCCCGCCAGCGCCTCTTCGACCACCGCGCGTTCTGCCGCCAGACGCTCCCGGACGCCGGGATCAACCCGTACGGGCGCTCCGTCGGCGACGCGCGCCACGTCGCTCGGCCTCAGTTGTCCGCCGATGCCGACCGGGCCCTTGTCGGGTCCGCTCACCGTTCGTCCGCCCGGTAAGGCGCACCCGGCCCCAGCACGGGGTCAAGGTATTCCAAGAAACCGATCCCCATGATCTGCTCGCATTCGGCGAGCCCGGCTCGGTCGATTGACGAACTGGAGACGGGCAGGCGCCCGGCCGGCGAAACCAGCAGCACAACGTCTTGGCCGCCGCGGGCCGCGTCCTTGACGGCCAGTCCTTCGCCGTTGGCCTTGTCGATCACCACAATTGTGTCCGGATACGTCGCCACGCGTCCGTTTGCGTTTTCCACCGCCATGTACTCGTTGAGATAGCTCACGGTGTGCTCGCCGATCCGGAAGGCTCCTCGGTCCCAACCGCCGGTGGTGCGGGTTCGCTTGGCGATCCGCAGTGGCCCCGCGTCTATGATGTCGGCCTTCAGACGGGCGGCGACGGCCTCGACGGCCGCATCGGCTCCGAACGGGCGGGCCGCTTCGAGGTCTTTCCCAAGGTCGAGGGCCAGTGAGATCGCGCCGTGGGCGGCATGCCGCTTGACCCAGTCCAGTTCCACCGGGTTGCGGGCGGAGGCGATGAAACCACCTGTTCGGACGGAGATGTCGCGCAACACGTCATCGACGGTGTTGAGGTTGCCGCGGTTGACCGAAAGGAAGCGACCGTGGCGAGCCCGGTTGCCGCCGGCGACAACTTGGATCGATTCGTAGCCGGGGCGTTCCGCCAGGCCCAGGCCGCCCAGTTTGCCGGTCGGGTGGGCGCGGACGTCTCCGGCGCAGTCGAGCACCCTCAGTCCGAGCGCCGCAGCTTGAATCCAGCCGTTGAGCGTTGTCGAATAGCCGTTCTGAGCCGTCATGACCGCTCCGATTGGAACGTCGGCCACCTTGATCAACTCTTGCAGCGCGTGGATGTAGTCGATGGGTTGGATCTCCCAGTGCTTTGACGCGGGCGCCCCGATGGCGGTGACGGTGGCCACCCAGGTGTCTGAGGCCAATTCCTCGGCCGAGGCGAGCACCGGATGGCTGAGGCTGGTCGCCAGCGATCCCATCAATTCGCCGTGGTGTTTCCAACCGCCGCCGCCACAGGCCAGGACGCCGCCTCCCAGGACTGCGTGGCGGGCGTCGGTTTCGGTCAATTCGCGCATGGCTGTTCCTCCAGGTGTCGGTCGGGGCAGAGGAAGACGGTGGACGTTTGGCCCGTCTCGCCGCCCCGCTGAATTGATAGGTGCGACTCCGGGTAGCCGGCGGCGGCGTGGCGCAGCACGCCCAGACCGGTGTCCGCGTCGAGACAGCGGCCCAGCCGTTCGGCCGTGTCGTCCCGTCCGTCGGCGATAATCGTCATCCCGGCCGATTGCATCCACCCGGAATAGCCGCCCCCGCCGGAGTGGATCGCGACCAGGTCGGCGCCGGTCGCGGACAGCGCCATGGCGTCAAGCAACGGAAAGTCGGCGACTCCGTCCGAACCGTCCCGCATCCCTTCCGTGCCGATCCGGGGATGGGTCATGCCCGCGGCGTCCAAATGGTCGCGCGTGAACGCGACCGGCGCGGTCAACTCGCCGGTTCCGACCAAGCTGTTGGCGGCTCGCGCGAGCGCCGAGCGTTCGCCGTGGCCAAGCCAACACGACCGGGCCGGCAGGCCCTGGATCGGGACGTGTTGTTGGGCGAGCGCGAGCCAGCGGGCGACTTCAGGACGCCGCGGGAAGAGCGACGCGGCGAGGCGGTCCATTCGCGCCAGGTCCTCCAACGCGCCCGAGAGGCAGACCCACCGGAACGGTCCAATCCCGCGCGCGAACAGGGGCCGCAAGTACCCCTCCATGAATCCGGGTATCCGCCAGATGGATTCCGCTGCCGGGCCGCCCGGATGGGCCGCGGCCTGAACACGCAGGTTGTTGCCGTTCTCGAAGACGACGCAGCCCGCTTGGGCGAGTTCCAACATGGCCTGGACCTGTTCGGCGATGGACGCCCGCGCGTCCCGCTCCACCCTCTCCGGGTTGGTTTCGCGTTCGCGGAGCCAGCGGGCGAAGCTGTATCCCTGGGGCAGGTAGCCGTACCGGGCGTCATGGGCGGCGGTCTGGTCGGTGACGATGGACGGCAGGCGGGCAAGGCCGTTCGCGCGGGAGGCCACGGCGGCGAAGACGTCGGCCGCGTTGGCGACCAAGGCGATCTGCGGCGCCGCGCCGCCGGCGTCCAACCCCTGGAAGAGCGCTGTGAGGGCCTGGTCCAGGTTGTCGGTCACAAGGTCGACAATCCTGGCCCTTTCGGCTCGACCGGCCTTCGCGCCGTCGGCTTCCACCACGATCGAGGCCAGGTCCGCCATGCGCGCGCTGATGGGCTGCGAAGAGCCCATGCCGCCAAGCCCGGACGTCAGCAGCCACCGTCCTGCCAGGGCTTGGCTCTCCAGGCCGGGCGTGGCGCCGAAATGGCGCCGGGCCACAGTTCCGAGCAGTTCGTAGGTTCCCTGCAAGACGCCTTGCCGGCCGATGTACTGCCAGGCGCCGGCGGTCAGTCCGCCCCACATGGTCTGACCCTTGGCCGCGCGTTCGTAGAACCTCTCCGGCGTTGACCAGCGCCCAACTGTGTTGTTGACGGCGGACATCACCGCCGGCGCGTGGGTTCCGGTCTTGATCACGCCGACCGCCTGGCCGGATTGCAGCACCAAGGTCTCGTCCTCGCCCAGGTCCAGCAGGGCGCGGGCGATCAGGGCCGCCGCGGGCCAGGACCGGGCCGCCTTGCCAAGGGAGGCGTAAACAATCAGCTCGTCCGGGTTCTCCCCAACCTCGAGGACGTTTTCGAACATCCGCAGCAGGCCCTCGGCGCGCCAGTTGCGCGCGCGCAGTGTCGGTCCGCGACCAGCCTGGTACGGACCGCCCGGCCCGGCCAAGAGAAAGCTCGCCTGGCTCATACGGAATCACCGGCGCCGCTGTGCGCCAAGACGAGGTCGCGGTAGGGGCCGTCGAGCTGCTCAAGCCGGTCGGGCGGCCCGTCCTGAACCACCCGGCCGCCGCTCACAACGACCACCCGTCCCATCCTGGCCGCGGTGGCCATCCTGTGCACGATGACGACGATCGTCCGGTCGGGCGGTTGGGCGGCGAGCAGGGCGTCCACCGCTTGGGCGGTGCGGGCGTCGACCTCTCCGGTCGCCTCATCCAGTATCAGCACGGCCGGGTTGAGCAGCAAAGCCCGTCCCAGCGAAACCAGTTGGCGCTGGCCGGCTGACAAGCGCGGCCGGGCTTTGGCCACCACCTCCCGTGACAGGCCCAATCCGACTAGCTGGTCCACCATGGCGTCGACTTTGTCGGGGCTCGCGCCAGACAACGCCAGGTTCTCGCGCACGGACCCCTCGAAGACATGGCCCTCCGACCACACGGCGCCGATCCGCTCTCGGATGGGCTCTTCCCCAATGCCGGCCAGGTCGACCCCGGCGAAGGTGATGGCTCCGGCCGTGGGGCGGATGGCCCGAGCCAACAGCCGCGCCAAAGTGGTTTTGCCCGCCCCGCTCGCGCCGACCAAGGCAAGTCGATCGCCGCTCGGGATGGTCAAGTCGCAGTCGACGACGGCTGGCGGCAAGTCCGGGCCGTAGGCGTACGTCACCCCCTCGACGCGGAGGGCGCCGGCGGCCGGCAAACTGGCCGTGTCCTCCACAGGCGACGGCACGGCATCGTCCCTGAGCAGCCAAAGCGCGCGGCCGAAAGCGGAACGGGCGGCCTGCGCCTGGGCGACCACATGGGTGAGCGACTGGATTGGCTCGAAAAAGCTGCCCACGTACAGCACGAATCCGACCACTTCTCCGACGGACATCAGGCCAGCCTGGGACAGCCAGGCCCCGCCCAGGATGACGGGCACGTAGGCGCCCACGCCCAGAGCGTCAATGCCGGCTGAATAGACGGCCGCGAGGTCGTTGCTGCCGACGGCGGCGGCCAACCGGCGGTCGTCGCGCGCGGCGAATCGCTTCACCTGCTCCAACCCCCGCCCAAGGCGCCGGGAGACGGATATCCCGTGGATGCCCTCGTTTAGCTCGGCCGTCGCCAAGGCGATCGCGGACCTCAACTCGTCGTTGGCGACCCGCGCGCGGCGCAAGAAGGCCCGCGTCGCCGCTATCACCACCGGGATGGCCAGGGCGAACACGGCGCCGGCCAGGATTGGCGACAAGATGAACAAGAACACCGTGGTGATCAGGAGGATCAACGCGTTGTTGGCGGACAGCAGCAGTCCCATGCGGGTGAAGATCGCGATGATCTCAACATCGGACGTGAGGCGGGAGATTGTGGCGCCGTCCGCCTCTCGGCGACGGTCATGCGGGTCGAGCCGCAAGGCGCGCGTGAAGAGGCGACGGCGCAAACGGGCGACGGCGGTCTCGCTGGCGGTCGCCGCGAGCCGGGTTTGAGCCGCGGAAAGGACCGTTCCGACCACGTTGAGGACCAAGTAGCCGATCGCCAAGGCCCCGGCCATTCTCAGGCCGCCGCCGCCAAGGGCGTTGTCGACCGCGCGGGCGATCAGCAAGGGGCCGGTCTGGACGGCGGCGACCGTCAGAACGCCCAGTGCGGCGAAACCGGCCAGACGCCATTTCAGGCCTGCCAACAGCGTTTTCGCCAGGGCGCGCCCGGTCATCTGGGCCCTCCCCGTGTCGGCTTGACGGCGTGCAGGCGGCCGTCGGCGAGTTCGAGGACCCGGTCGGCCGCTGCGAGGAGCCTGGGCTCGGCGGTCACCATGACGACCGTCCGCTGGGAGCGGACGCGTTTCATCAGCCGTGCGAAGGCGGCCACCGTCTCGGCGTCCAGGGCGGACGTGACGTCGTCCAAAACCAGCACTCGCGCCGGAGACAGGATGCCGCGTGCGAGGGCGGCCCGCTGGCGTTGGCCCCCGGACAGCCGCGCGCCGCGTTCGCCCAAGTGGGTTTCGAAGCCGTCCGGCAACTCGTCCACCACCGTGTCGAGCACCGCCAAGGATGCCGCCGTCCGCAACTGGGATTCGGGGGCCTTGGGGTGAGCCAGCCTGAGGTTCTCCGCCAGGGTCCTGGAGAACAGGAACCCGTGCTCGGCCACGAACGAGACCTGGTCACCTCGGCTGGCCGGCGTCAGCTCCGCGATCTTCGCGGCGCCCACCAGCACGGCGCCCGAGTCAGGGGCCAGGTCGCCTGCGATCAGCCGCAGGACGGTGGTTTTGCCGACGCCCGTCGCGCCGGTCAAGGCGACGACTTCGCCGGGCGCGATTCGCAGCCGCGCCCGGTCCAGTATTGGGCCGCCGCCGGGGTGGGCGAAGGTGACATCCCGCAATTCGAGGCTTGGCGGTTCGCTGTGGGGCACGGCGGTTCGCGGGGAGAACGCGGCCGGCGCCCCCTCCAAACGGCGCATCCGCTTTAGCGCGAGTTTCGCCCGTGACGCGCCCGCCACCGCGCCGGCGGTGAAGCGGAGCGGCCAGACCGCCATCACGATATAGCTGTTGAAGGCCGTCAACTCGCCAATGCTGATACCGCCGGACTGCACCCGCGCGACTCCCAGGAACAATCCGATCGCGACCGACACCGTTGGGACGAATTCCACGGCGGCCGTGTAGAACGCCCGAATCCTGGCCAACCGGATTCCCGCCTGCCGGATGCGTTCGGTGATGTCGCCGAAGCGGCGCCTGAACACCCGCCCCAGGCCGAGCCCTTGGATGACGCCCAGGCCCGTCATGGCGTCCGCAACCGTTCCCGTGGCCGCGACGGTCTCCTGTCGCAGCG from Bifidobacteriaceae bacterium includes these protein-coding regions:
- a CDS encoding DUF917 family protein, with amino-acid sequence MRELTETDARHAVLGGGVLACGGGGWKHHGELMGSLATSLSHPVLASAEELASDTWVATVTAIGAPASKHWEIQPIDYIHALQELIKVADVPIGAVMTAQNGYSTTLNGWIQAAALGLRVLDCAGDVRAHPTGKLGGLGLAERPGYESIQVVAGGNRARHGRFLSVNRGNLNTVDDVLRDISVRTGGFIASARNPVELDWVKRHAAHGAISLALDLGKDLEAARPFGADAAVEAVAARLKADIIDAGPLRIAKRTRTTGGWDRGAFRIGEHTVSYLNEYMAVENANGRVATYPDTIVVIDKANGEGLAVKDAARGGQDVVLLVSPAGRLPVSSSSIDRAGLAECEQIMGIGFLEYLDPVLGPGAPYRADER
- a CDS encoding ABC transporter ATP-binding protein/permease; protein product: MTGRALAKTLLAGLKWRLAGFAALGVLTVAAVQTGPLLIARAVDNALGGGGLRMAGALAIGYLVLNVVGTVLSAAQTRLAATASETAVARLRRRLFTRALRLDPHDRRREADGATISRLTSDVEIIAIFTRMGLLLSANNALILLITTVFLFILSPILAGAVFALAIPVVIAATRAFLRRARVANDELRSAIALATAELNEGIHGISVSRRLGRGLEQVKRFAARDDRRLAAAVGSNDLAAVYSAGIDALGVGAYVPVILGGAWLSQAGLMSVGEVVGFVLYVGSFFEPIQSLTHVVAQAQAARSAFGRALWLLRDDAVPSPVEDTASLPAAGALRVEGVTYAYGPDLPPAVVDCDLTIPSGDRLALVGASGAGKTTLARLLARAIRPTAGAITFAGVDLAGIGEEPIRERIGAVWSEGHVFEGSVRENLALSGASPDKVDAMVDQLVGLGLSREVVAKARPRLSAGQRQLVSLGRALLLNPAVLILDEATGEVDARTAQAVDALLAAQPPDRTIVVIVHRMATAARMGRVVVVSGGRVVQDGPPDRLEQLDGPYRDLVLAHSGAGDSV
- the hutU gene encoding urocanate hydratase codes for the protein MSQASFLLAGPGGPYQAGRGPTLRARNWRAEGLLRMFENVLEVGENPDELIVYASLGKAARSWPAAALIARALLDLGEDETLVLQSGQAVGVIKTGTHAPAVMSAVNNTVGRWSTPERFYERAAKGQTMWGGLTAGAWQYIGRQGVLQGTYELLGTVARRHFGATPGLESQALAGRWLLTSGLGGMGSSQPISARMADLASIVVEADGAKAGRAERARIVDLVTDNLDQALTALFQGLDAGGAAPQIALVANAADVFAAVASRANGLARLPSIVTDQTAAHDARYGYLPQGYSFARWLRERETNPERVERDARASIAEQVQAMLELAQAGCVVFENGNNLRVQAAAHPGGPAAESIWRIPGFMEGYLRPLFARGIGPFRWVCLSGALEDLARMDRLAASLFPRRPEVARWLALAQQHVPIQGLPARSCWLGHGERSALARAANSLVGTGELTAPVAFTRDHLDAAGMTHPRIGTEGMRDGSDGVADFPLLDAMALSATGADLVAIHSGGGGYSGWMQSAGMTIIADGRDDTAERLGRCLDADTGLGVLRHAAAGYPESHLSIQRGGETGQTSTVFLCPDRHLEEQPCAN
- a CDS encoding ABC transporter ATP-binding protein/permease yields the protein MSKANDQGTRKRSPWLLELWRRIRPRERRHAVLALVAGISWSCVAVAVPYVAGLAIDRLKEGPTAASLAPVLAIIAALGGAKALALRFRRSLMFTSSARAAGSLRQGLYASLHREDAPVHDPDGPGEILGVLGDDTEYIEQFGVQVQVLANNLVWTGLIVGVMVTIDPLLALAVLAPLPLVLILSLRFLCALEPANRTLRQETVAATGTVADAMTGLGVIQGLGLGRVFRRRFGDITERIRQAGIRLARIRAFYTAAVEFVPTVSVAIGLFLGVARVQSGGISIGELTAFNSYIVMAVWPLRFTAGAVAGASRAKLALKRMRRLEGAPAAFSPRTAVPHSEPPSLELRDVTFAHPGGGPILDRARLRIAPGEVVALTGATGVGKTTVLRLIAGDLAPDSGAVLVGAAKIAELTPASRGDQVSFVAEHGFLFSRTLAENLRLAHPKAPESQLRTAASLAVLDTVVDELPDGFETHLGERGARLSGGQRQRAALARGILSPARVLVLDDVTSALDAETVAAFARLMKRVRSQRTVVMVTAEPRLLAAADRVLELADGRLHAVKPTRGGPR